tatggaatttactgaccccatatataccgtattaggtcactagcacactatgttacTAATAATACATATGCAGAATAGAAGGGTAGTATTAAATAAACACACTCTGAAATAACCTATACATATGCAGAATTGAAGGATAGTATGAAATGAACACACTCTGAAATAAACTATACATATACAGAATAGAAGGGTAGTATGAAATGAACACACTCTGAAATAACCTATACATATACAGAATTGAAGGGTAATATGAAATGAACACACTCTGAAATAACCTATACATATACAGAATAGAAGGGTACTATGAAATGAACACACTCTGAAATAAACTATACATATGCAGAATTGAAGGGTAGTATGAAATGAACACACTCTGAAATAACCTATACATATACAGAATTGAAGGGTAGTATGAAATGAACACACTCTGAAATAACCTATACATATACAGAATTGAAGGGTAGTATTAAATGAACACACTCTGAGTTCCCAcagtatttattatataaaaataaataattaacaatataacaaaatatgaaaaaatagtaTACTAAATTATTGTTAACTATATGTTTAACAATATCAACCATGATTGTTAAATTTATGCTAATTAAGAACACTCTGGATTTCTAATATCCATATCTATTTTTCACAGAATTCAAGCAAACTGACCTAACTACATTGACtaaaatacaattttgtaaaaatatgttaCAGTAAAAAAACACATTGAGATTCAATTTTATAAGGCATTGTTTTATTCACTTCAACACCCCTTCGAACCTTCTAATTCCTACATTGAttgtaaatcaattttttttttaaatttaaaaatacatttcataaGCTGCTGGATCTTTAGGAAAATGCAGAACGATAAATCTATTACTGAAACAgcaataacaaaataattataaagaaactttAACATTTTCCCCTCAAAACTTTTCCCTCATAAAACAAAAGGTCAGGTGTTTCAAAGCTGACTGAAAATCAACTCAGATTAATGCAACGTTGGACCTTAAAAAAGAACACATTAAACTGTATGTTGTACTCCTGTAAAAGTGGTATTAACAATACTACAATTTTCTGTAAAACCTCATCATTAAAGGGGAACTGGCTCTGAGATATATAAAAGATCTattattttgttcaatcattaatataagtgaaataatgaaattattagtcgcttttagcagacagtatggttcaattttgtcaaaataagaaacattgatgatgagttattcacttgcaagtgaataattcgaccttattgaatccgtattcatgtgaacttcaatttaaccccttagttAGAGATGGATAACATATGAATTGTATGTGTTAAGTTATTTataggaaaagaatgtcaacattaaaagtgaaacaaaggtaaatcatttgattgactgattctatccaccaaaaaaatcattcttatacatgtaaaaatgatgataaaacatatatttttaatctataatatgaaattaaacagacctagaaaaatccaatagCAAGAGTTCGCTTCATCtaattatatttatgtttacaacGCTTATATGGTCATAAGATGACTTTGTAGGTCAActtgatagttaattagatggcatatagactaaaatacacacgaaacgaagctatgTATTTTTATGCCCATGCCATGTTGATTGTTTATTTAAGACTTtaaatagtttggataaatgttttacatagttataaatcaaatatgagaattgggtcaaattggtgaacattaatttgacagctagtgcccctttaacagatgttatcaaataaaaacattttgcaaAATATGACTAAGTTTAAAAAGAACCAATGTAGATATCACAACTGAAAGTTACAAAAGTTTATCTGCTTTTACTGTggataataatttattatttctaTTGCTAATACAGACACAGTTTCTTTCTTGTTAATCAATTGTTCTCAGTGGTACTTGTTAGACAAGTTTTTATTCAATGCTCATGTAAAATATAAGTTAatcaaacattttacaaaaagaaattcTCAGTTAATAATCTCATgtcaaattcatttaaaatacaaaattcaatagccatgcaaaaatgaaaataatctttTGTCTATTGCACATGCCCACTGACAATAAATGATAGTTATTTCAGGAGACAATCATACTGTATATAAATTTTGTCTACCAAATTGTAAAGCTGATCACCTTCAAATTGTGGGGCTAACATTGCATATCATTAAATGCACCGATTTTGAAGTTTGTAGCCTAAGAATATTTAACTGTATACACTGTTACATATAAGATCATAAAATCATTTATCTTAggtaaagataaaaaataaaatgtagcaTAACCTTAACATAATCAAAGCTACAAAGATCTTGCAAAATCTTAACAatacttttgtggtcataaatgaACTGTACattattaaaacaataacaaaaataatataatacaaGTGAAATATATAATGCATAGCCTTTTATTGTTTTTAGGCAATATTATCACAACTTCATTAATTCAAAAATGGATTATCTGGAAAATTGAACAATAAATCATCTTCACAAACATGTGTTTTATTAACCCATGGCTTTTTCACTATATAATAAGAAGCatctttagtttttcaaaaaataatcccACATTATAATACACAGTCGTAATAGCCTCtattatacataatatttattgCATATAACCAGAGAATTTCTTTTTAGTATCTCTAACGTTGCTGGTTGGATCCCACTTGATGTTATACAGTAGCTGGTGCTTTCTGTTGTATGTCTGGTTTTTCTACAATGATTTCTTTTGATTTGTCGATCTTTCTAAATGTCACATAACTGTAAATTAAACTGCCAAATACACTGAAACAAAAAGAAACTTGTCAGTACACAATATAGATggttatttagaaataaaatagaaatggTACTATGTATGCCGTGGTTGCACATATTTTGTCTGCCTAAGAGCAATTACTTGAACTAAAAATTGTAGGTTCTTTTAGAAGGCagttctataaaaaaataaaagaacagtGTTCCTATGTACCCCAAGGTTGTACATATATCTGCCAAAGTAAAATGTGCAGTTTCTTTTAAACTTTTTCGCAAATATTCTACAAGGAGTGTAGACATGAGATTGGCTGGATAAGAAAATCAATCATCATATTTTTTaaaccaaataaagttgacattTTCAGTATCTTAGTATTGAACCTTACCAGGAAAACTTAACCGTGATTTCTGATCTATACAATGATGTGATGGTTAGGTGAACCTTGTCTGACAGGCATGAATATCTTAGAATGATTTTATAAACCAAAAAAGATCAAAAACCCGACCTGTATCACTGCATATAATTGATTTAGGTTAAATGCATACTGGAGCATAACTAATCATTCCCTGATGTTAAAGCCATAAACACCTGGTTAAAATTTTCCTTGCTCAATGAGTGTTGTAAAGACAGACAGGTGGAGTCTAGAGGTTACTAGACCATATTCTGCCTAAACACAGGTAATGAAGTTGTCCAATTacatataataaatgaaaaactatcacatgaaataataaaataatgatttgTTAAAAGAAGAGACTGAATcctgaaaataaggtcaaggacaacAGACTTGTGCCAGACTGAAAGTTCAGAACATAAAGCATTtgtataaaagatataaataattaggagacaaattatatttgtttgaCTTACCTTATGTTAATACCAGTAAAATTTATCCAACTAAAATTATAATCTCCTCCAAGAAACATTCCAATATATGTCACAAACAGGttctgaaaaaaacaaacaaatttttttattgTACTATTTCAGAAGAAAAATTCATGGGGATTGGTATAAACCTCATCTTTCCAACTTCCTCTTTTATGCAATAAAAAGttcttattttaaaatgtcattcaaaatttACTTTGTACTTGAGttgaaaacctattttccatagGATAAACTACAATTCTTTTATTAGATAAAcgtgaaaatagaaaatatttctgGTTACTTCCCCTTATTACAGCCTATTGTTTTCTCCTGTTAATTACTCTATGACACTATCTTCCATTATGACCTAATGATATTTATGAGATAACTGTATAGTATTTTAAGCTCCAACAGCATCAATTGTTGAGTTGATGATTGCAAATTAAGTTTACCTATAAAGACATGCTAGTATTTTTGGCAGTGTATGAACTTTTGTCTGTAATGCCAGTATATTATTAATTCACATACCTTAAGGACTCCAACTATGTTAGTTGTTAGAGCAGAATTATGTTGAGTGCACAACACTATTGAGTAATTCAGTATAAATCCCATAAAACATGACAATAAGAACTGAGTCAAAAATCCAATGGTCAGCCAATCCTCAAACTTCATTGCCTGAATATAGTAAAATACATACAATGTTTTTGTGATTTGAATGATAATCTTTTCTAGTTATGTCTTAATTCAAATTTGATTCttactaaaaatttaaaaaaaaggatgtTTAGATGGATATGAATgctttccatggaaacagaagacTAAGTAAAACAAAATTTGCGTAGCTTACTATgtagtatgggttttgcttatggctgaaggccatacagtgacctttagttgcTACCTTATAGTAAGGGATGACTAAGTAAGGAAAACACATGGGCTCAAATTAACTGTATGTATTCTCATTATTTTCGTTGttattcttataaaatatatacattttagcaGATTACACAAactttttcgctacattgaagacctgttggtgaccttctgctgttgtttttttctatggtcgggttgttgtctctttgacacattccccatttccattctcaattttattttgttatatttacctTATCTATTTCTCCCATAGAGAAAGCTAAAATGCTGATAGGTACAATCATAAACAAGGAATTGTAAAACAACAGTCCATACTTTCCTAAATCCTGAAATATTGAAAGGAACAACAGTTTAATATAAGGAAATACTTACTAGACGCTGGTGTTTTTTACCAATCATGAAAATGTTAACCATTTACTCTTATTATCTTATAGTTACTGTTAACTTGTACTTAAAATATATGATTGACCGCTAAGAGTAAATCAGTGAATTGGAAAGAACAGAGTTTTGAAAATACAAGTAAAAGaatcaaaagattaaaattaaattaattttgaaCTGTCATGAAATACAGCAAAACTCATGTTtagaataataattataatatgaaatataACTTCATCTATTTGATAAACTTGTTACTGTAAAGCTTCTTGAATCTtgtaacatgaaaaaataaagcacatttattttatatcttatttaattttaaagtaCATGTACTAGCAAGcttaaacaaaacattttctaCTACCTTTTTTAAAAGGACAAAAGGTCAGAATGGGTATCATGTATGTACCAAATTagttaaaacaagagtgcacacactgaaatgtctcgccttctttactaatcattgatattatgttgatagtcctaaaaataaagctttattacaactgtcaacattaaccaagaatacaaaacattgatcaaagaaccatgaaaatgaggccaaggtcagattaaccatgccaggcagacatgtacagctaacatttcttccataaaacaaatatagttgacatattgcttataaattgagaaaaacacaaatacttaacacttagcaatgaaccgttaaaatgaggtcaaggtcaaataaaacctgcatgactgacatatagatcgtaaaatatttccatacaccaaatatagttgacctattgcataaagtattagaaaaatagaccaaaactcaaaaacttaactttgaccactcaaccatgaaaattaggtcaaggtcagatgacacctgtcagctagacatgtacaccttacaatcattccatacaccaaatatagtagacctattgcatatagtatatgaaaaacagaccaaaactcaacaagtgaaactgcgagctactgctcactgatgatacctcCGCCGTAgataatattaattgtgtaaaaatatgcaagtgttcggtaaacaggaatttGTCGagggatgaatctgaaaacgcatcagtTACAcgatatagctgacttatattaacccttaaaccaaatttcagaaatccttgtattgtagttcctgagaaaaatgtgacgaaaaattttcaacttggctatcatgtgtaaaatcaaacaagtgttcgataaacaggaagttgttgagtgatgaatctgaaaacgcatcacacagtatagctgacttatatcaagcctgaaaccaaatttcagaaatcctggtagtgtagttcctgagaaaaatgtgacgaaaaatattcatgggacggatggactgactgatggacggacagacagaggtaaaacagtatacccccctttttttcaaagcgggggtataaaaacttaactataaccactgaaccatgaaaatgaggtcaaggtcagatgacacccgcaagttggacatgtacaccttacagtccttccatacaccaaatatactagacctactgctcatagtatctgagataaggacttgaccaccaaaaattaaccttgttcactgatccaagaaatgaggtcgaggtcaattgaaaactgtctgacgggcatgaggaccttgcaaggtacgcacataccaaatatagttatcctatcacttaaaataagagagaatttaacattacaaaaaatcttcacttttttttcaagtagtcactgaaccatgaaaatgaggtcaaggacattggacatgtgactgaccgaaagttcgtaacatgagacatatatatacaaagtatgaagcatccaggtcttccacttctaaaatataaagcttttagtTAGCTTACACTGCCGCCgcctgatcactatccctatgtcaagcttttgcaacaaaagttgcaggctcgacaaaaactattTACATTTCTTTaccatttttattcttttttaattccAGACTTTTATTTAAAACTGTCATTTGTGcgttattttgtaaaatttagtgAAATTCAAATCCATCTAATTTTTATATCATCAAACGAAAAATTTAATTGCAACAATGCAACTGCCCTAAAGGAATCCTCAACTTGCTTCCAAAAAAGCATTGCCACAACATATTATTTACAGTTCATTactttataatacatgtactctTTAAAACATGTTTGCAATGGACgaaaattgatatttattgacAATAGGAAAgcttaaatggatttttttaaccTTTTCACCAAAATACCCTTTCCCATTAAGCTTTATATACCTGAACAGGCTTCACTGTGCCAATAATGGGTATTCAGTCAAATCTTAAGATAGAATAATTGCATTTTACATTAAGTTATGGTGATACCTGTATCATAAGAACTGTATGTAGGATGTTGTGCCTTATAATGGTTATACTTCAAGTAAATTTTATGTCAAGTCATTCACATTTTTGGCAAAAAATAATTACTCTCTTATGAAAGTTTAAtgtttgaaatcaaacaaattaacAATGACATACCATGTCATActggttgcactttgtaaatacagctgtttctcaaaccacgcctctttagGGGAGATacataatattcatagataattaattttgtttaagaACTGGTTCCCAGCTATTATCTCTATGTTTCATCTTGTAGATGTAACTTGTGAATGGTACCAGtaaattaacatatatattgtGGTCAAAATGAAATTTATAGAAAACCTTAAGTCAAGGTAAGGGTAGTGTGGAATTTTAGTGTAAGTTTGAATGCTTAccagttcagggcatataaatttgattttttttttttaaatatcttaattATAATGTATTTGGGGTGAATTTGTAACATATAGGTGTTGTTATAAGCTTGTTCCCATAGTTCTCACGATTATTTTTTCAACTGAAAAGTATTCATTTTTCTTCCAGAAACTAAAAATACATAGGGATGCATATAAGTTGCAGAGGGAGAAGagaaggtgtcagaccaccaattactccctccaatttagaatgtatgtaaaagtagtcctactttgacacaaaatagtgcttttgatgtcattgtttacttaaactaaccaacaaatttgcagaaatgaaacttttggtgaaagggaaatatatttagaccattttgagccaaaattcacttgtctatgagtttgcattaaaaattcaggattaatgcgctacatagtacactaatttaagatttccagaaaaccgggagttattttggtagtacctgtcttttcaaaatcagaaatttgttacaagactttaaacattggttgaaaattggcatgtaggaaggtgatacatgtacaattcaggatatacctggtttccttgaagttaaacttaaggtaaaatatttagaaagctgtgaaaattgcaaaatttggttgaacagatagggatttttaattggtggtctgacacctttaagggaaatgcggtgaaaccccaaattcagaaaacaattgattttttttacttaactgatcatatgaagtgatagtagtcacatttcaatctttttgggggcgaAAAGTCACATATTggaaatttagagccttagacctgaatttgtgctatttttagcttttcccaccctgacaatatgctttcacataaaaaaatgtcccaaattgttataaatgcacggcaagatgtttctgtggtattaacattaaaacatggttattttaccaccaaaaaagttcttgtcatcaagatttaatgaaattatttgatttttatcccttatatcattgcgtcatagcatgtatttggcagataacatagcctgatgtaaacattgcaaaaactcacaaaaatcccatttattatctcaaatgaaagctttatgccttaagttgtatcaactgatagaaaataaaaacagttaaatgaccatgactgcacttttgatcatttaatagtcccattacttacaccaggtgtaaaaaaggggggtcaatattccttgactcttcaataccttgaattttttacttaacccattgtaaaaattgtggaaagtcttttaagaagtagaacaaacaagaaaaaaatcaacaaaactgatcttgatattgaaagtttatgttcctgtagtccaaaatgaaattttcaagtattttctatcaaagtcatacattacagtcagtttaaattgagctgtgaaatttgtaatataagtcacattatcctcagataggatgtttctgacttcaaattgactaaggattaagaataaagcaaagcaaagatttctgagcaacttttttggctctttaggtgtcagaccaccaattactccctccaatttagaacgtatgtaaaagtagtcctactttgacacaaaatagtgcttttgatgtcattgtttacttaaactaaccaacaaatttgcagaaatgaaacttttggtgaaagggaaatatatttagaccattttgagccaaaattcacttgtctatgagtttgcattaaaaattcaggattaatgagctacatagtacactaatttaagatttccagaaaaccgggagttattttggtagtacctgtcttttcaaaatcagaaatttgttacaagactttaaacattggttgaaaattggaatgtaggaaggtgatacatgtacaattcaggatatacctggtttccttgaagttaaacttaaggtaaaatatttagaaagctgtgaatattgcaaaatttggttgaacagatagggatttttaattggtggtctgacaccagAAAGGGAAGAGGTTATGACCCTCTTTTATAGTCTAGCTAGGACACTGTCATATATTGTATGTACTATAATAGCTTTTACTTTGCATGAACATCTTACACAGGAAAGTAAGTAAAATGAATAATGAGATGAGATATTCTCTGGTCTGCATGCAAATTGTAATCAAATCCATTTGAAATAATTGAATCGAAattgatttcaataaattaattcgTAGATAAGATAGCAAaggcaaaaacaaataaaactgtgGAATAAGAACAAATTATGCATCACAATATGTTTCCttataaatagtctaattcataTTGACTTTAATTTTCTAGCATTCCAACTTTCTAAAATACTCACTTTCCTGCTCTGAAATATTCCATAGGTTTATTATTAAACTTTTATAGGAAATACCCAGTTGTATCATTTTTTCTCTCATCCCCATTAATCCAATTAACTAATAAGTTTAATGAGTATGGCATTCACATGTTCTCCTGAACAAGCAAAGCTGatttataaaatagaaattaTGGGAAGATATACAATAAGTTGTATTCTTAAAAAGTACTAGAAAAAACTTAAATCTGATGAGTTATGCATTTTCTTGCTAAAAATATAGGTCAATAAAAACCTGAGGACAGCATGGCAAAAAAACAATAAGattaacttattaaaaaaaactgcatAGAGCCTAAAGACTGAGCGATACAAACCCAACATaattaatttgacaattttgtttaGAAAATAAGACTTCTTTACAAGCTATGAAAACCAcaaagtaaatatataaattagacAATGTCAAAATCaactgatatttttattattacctTAGCTTCTAATTTCTTTTTCGTGTAGACACCATTAGCTGATGTGCATAAAtcatttaatattataaatacaTATCCAACAAGGTCAAAAGCTAGGTCATTACTGAAACAGAAAATAGGAAATTTGATAAGAAAAGATACATCTATCTATTTCTGCAAAGCATATTTTATTCTTATCCATCAATTCAATTTCAGGTGCcggatatttttattgtgttgaaaACCAACAATTGGTGGACTTCAGCtgttttttactctttggtcatgtgttgttttctctttgacacattcccaatttcaattctcaattttattggtgtGAATCTGTAAAttcaatatgttttatttgtttcaattttctttttacaCTTATGAAATATGTCTATACACTtatgaggttcgtgttgcttattctttagttttctatgttgtgtcatgtgtactattgtttttctgtttgtctttttatttttagccatggtgttgtcagtttatttttgatttatgagtttgactgtccctctggtatctttcgtccctcttttatgaaatATGCCTTACACttatgaaatatgtttttacaTTAAAATCATATCAATCTCTAAACTTTTAATAAATGAGAATAAACAAAGGTATCTAAATGTTGATAATATTTAGTAATAGATTGACAAAAAATAACCACTGAAGGGgttcctgactttgaacaggtgCCTGAACATTTAATGgggttaatagttatcaaaagtaccaggattataattttatacgccagacacgcgtttcgtctacataagactcatcagtgacgctcagatcaaaatagttaaaaagccaaacaaatacaaagttgaagagcattgaggacccaaaattgcaaaaagttgtgccaaatacggctaaggtaatctactcctggggtaagaaaatccctAGTTAAACCAGAGACTGCAAGCTGCAAAAGGGGAGAAGTGTGGCTTTATCATGATCAAGGTTATATTTTCCAAGATGCAAAGGGAAAGGGTGTGACTTTATCATTCAAGCTATATATTGACATTTTATCTAGACAGATGCTATAGGAAAGAGGTGGGACTTCATGACCATGGTTTGTTTGGTGaatagtagtctcattggcaatcatacatgtaccac
This sequence is a window from Mytilus edulis chromosome 1, xbMytEdul2.2, whole genome shotgun sequence. Protein-coding genes within it:
- the LOC139503409 gene encoding solute carrier family 35 member D2-like protein; this encodes MGLLDRFGDSGSATFMRLFSALFYGFSSFLIIVVNKIVLTTYKFPSYQCLALGQMVTGIVVLFFARQLSIVDFPGFSTDIFRKIWPLPLFFLGNLVLGLGGTQKLNLPMFIILRRFTILFTMIAEYYVLGVKASRTIQMTVFLMIFGALVAASNDLAFDLVGYVFIILNDLCTSANGVYTKKKLEAKDLGKYGLLFYNSLFMIVPISILAFSMGEIDKAMKFEDWLTIGFLTQFLLSCFMGFILNYSIVLCTQHNSALTTNIVGVLKNLFVTYIGMFLGGDYNFSWINFTGINISVFGSLIYSYVTFRKIDKSKEIIVEKPDIQQKAPATV